Proteins encoded together in one Neobacillus sp. FSL H8-0543 window:
- a CDS encoding sigma-70 family RNA polymerase sigma factor, producing the protein MGRPSRQINPSNFSDEPSQAIEEMMDCYGSLVLRTAYFYLNDRHLAEDISQEAFIRAFRGWSKFRGESSVKTWLVKITINLCHDYFRKKASTEIPSDVISEDDRQVSNLEDEVMKRMNSTQILKHVLTLPLHYREVLFLFYYLDFTTIEIASAAGIPEGTVRGRLHRARKLLGEQLEKEGIHK; encoded by the coding sequence ATGGGAAGGCCTTCCCGCCAAATTAATCCGTCAAACTTCTCTGATGAACCTTCACAGGCTATCGAAGAAATGATGGATTGTTACGGTTCATTAGTATTGCGCACCGCATATTTTTATCTAAATGATCGACATCTCGCAGAAGATATTAGCCAGGAAGCATTTATTCGTGCTTTTCGCGGTTGGTCAAAATTTCGCGGGGAAAGCAGTGTCAAAACCTGGCTGGTTAAGATTACGATTAATCTTTGTCATGACTATTTTCGCAAAAAAGCATCGACTGAAATACCCTCAGACGTTATCAGTGAAGACGATAGGCAAGTGTCTAATCTTGAAGATGAGGTTATGAAACGAATGAACAGTACCCAAATTCTAAAGCATGTTCTAACATTGCCGTTACATTACCGTGAAGTGTTATTTTTATTCTACTATTTAGATTTTACTACGATCGAAATTGCTTCGGCTGCTGGAATTCCAGAAGGGACCGTTCGTGGAAGGCTGCATAGAGCTCGGAAATTATTAGGG
- a CDS encoding ectonucleotide pyrophosphatase/phosphodiesterase, whose protein sequence is MNRLTDHLIVISFDCLSALDLPIIQSLPHFQTILQQGSMVEKVETIYPSVTYPCHATIVTGKYPNKHGVINNTLLQPGRTSPDWNWFRSAIKGTTLYDEVKKANLTTAALLWPVTGKANIDYNLPEIFANRPWQHQILVSLFSGSPSYQWDLNKRFGSLRNGLNQPELDDFVLESTIHTIKTKKPNLLMVHFTDLDTQRHYHGFSSKEATEAIHRHDERLGRILASLEESGINENSTIVVLGDHSALDESVALHPNVLFQKQKLISLNRSGKINNWKAYCKSCDGSAYIYLKDNQDAATLDEVKKLLDELQEDPESGIETVLTGEQAAEMGADGDCSFMVEARKGYFFLEDYQGEYQKKISSKDVASNKKYTFACHGYSPNKENYQTIFMAAGKGIRQNVRIPYARLIDEGPTLARILGVDLGDTDGTIIEELLTI, encoded by the coding sequence ATGAATCGTCTCACGGATCATTTAATTGTAATTTCATTTGATTGTTTATCAGCATTGGATTTACCAATCATCCAATCACTACCGCATTTTCAAACCATCCTCCAGCAGGGCTCAATGGTCGAAAAGGTAGAAACGATTTATCCTTCCGTCACCTATCCCTGTCATGCAACAATTGTGACGGGAAAATACCCCAATAAACACGGGGTGATCAATAATACGCTCCTGCAGCCTGGGAGAACTTCACCTGATTGGAATTGGTTTAGAAGTGCTATCAAAGGAACTACTTTATATGATGAAGTCAAAAAGGCGAATCTCACAACAGCGGCACTGCTTTGGCCCGTTACAGGTAAAGCCAATATTGACTATAACTTACCTGAGATTTTCGCCAATCGACCATGGCAGCATCAAATACTTGTTTCCCTTTTTAGCGGCAGTCCCAGTTATCAATGGGATCTGAATAAACGCTTTGGGTCCTTAAGAAACGGTTTAAATCAGCCCGAATTGGATGATTTTGTGTTGGAATCTACTATCCATACGATAAAAACAAAGAAACCAAATTTACTAATGGTCCACTTTACTGATTTAGACACACAACGCCATTACCATGGTTTCTCATCTAAGGAAGCCACGGAAGCGATTCATCGTCATGATGAACGACTCGGAAGAATCCTTGCATCCCTAGAAGAGAGTGGAATCAATGAAAATTCAACCATTGTTGTTTTAGGTGATCATAGTGCCTTGGATGAATCGGTTGCCCTTCATCCTAATGTTCTTTTTCAAAAACAAAAGCTAATTTCCTTAAATAGATCTGGAAAAATAAATAATTGGAAAGCCTATTGTAAAAGTTGTGATGGATCTGCATATATTTATTTAAAAGATAATCAAGATGCAGCAACATTAGATGAAGTAAAAAAATTATTGGATGAATTGCAAGAGGACCCCGAATCAGGGATTGAGACAGTCCTTACAGGAGAGCAAGCGGCTGAAATGGGTGCAGACGGTGATTGTTCCTTTATGGTTGAAGCAAGGAAAGGGTATTTCTTTTTAGAGGATTATCAAGGAGAATATCAAAAAAAGATTTCCTCTAAAGATGTTGCGTCCAATAAAAAATACACCTTTGCATGCCATGGCTATTCTCCTAATAAAGAAAATTACCAAACCATTTTTATGGCAGCAGGAAAAGGTATTCGCCAGAATGTCCGCATTCCTTATGCTCGGCTTATTGATGAAGGCCCGACTTTAGCAAGGATTTTAGGTGTAGACCTTGGGGATACAGATGGAACAATCATTGAAGAGCTATTAACTATATAA